In Microbacterium sp. No. 7, the genomic window TCGCCCCGCCGGCGCCGGCGACGACGTACAGCAGCGTGTTGCCGAGCCAGCGCACGAAGATGCCGTCGTCGTACGTGAGCGTCTGCACGATGTTGTCGACGAACGCGAAGGGTCCGGAGAACCACAGGCCGAACGAGCTGAACAGCGCCTCCTGCGTCTTCGTCGAGCTGATCACCAGCCAGGCGAGCGGCAGGAACGAGTAGATCAGGAACACCGACATCACGATCGTGAGGGTGATCGACCGCCGCGGGCGCTCGATGACGCCGGCGGCGCGATCGAGGGTGCGCGCCCGTCGGCGCGTGGTCGTCGTTGTCGTGGCGCTCATCGCAGCTCCTGCCTGTTGCCGCGCAGCTGGACGACGTAGGCGATCACGGCGGTGACGACGCCCATGATGATCGCGACGGTCGCCGCGTAGTTGACCTGCTGCCCGAAGAAGCTCAGGTTGTACGCGTACATGTTCGGGGTGAAGTAGGTGGTGATGAGGCTGGGCGCGAGCGGCCTGAGGATGTTGGGCTCGTTGAACAGCTGGAAGCTGCCGATGATCGAGAAGATCGTCGCGATCACGATCGCGCCGCGCAGGGCGGGCAGCTTGATGCTCCACACGACCCGGAACTGTCCCGCGCCGTCCAGGGCCGCGGCCTCGTAGAGGTCGCCGGGGATCGCCCGCAGCGCGGAGTAGAAGATCAGCATGTTGTAGCCGACGAACTCCCACGTGACGATGTTTCCGATCGCGACGAGGATCCACTCCTGCGTGAACGGCGTGATCAGGTCGAACCCGAGCAGGGCGTTGACGTTGCCCGCCAGGCCCATCCGCTCGGAGTACATGAAGCCCCACATGAGCACGGCGACGACGCCGGGCACGGCATAGGGCAGGAAGAGGCCGATGCGGAACAGCGACGACCCTGCGAGCCGACGCGAGTCGATCGCGAGAGCGGCGACGAGGGCGAGGGCGAGCATGATCGGCACCTGCACGGCGAGGAACAGTGCGACGCGCAGCCCGCCCTCGAGGAACTTCGGGTCGGCGAAGGCCTGCAGGTAGTTCTCCAGACCGACGAAGGCGTTGCCGCCGATGAGCCGCTGGCGGAACAGGCTGAGGTAGATCGAGTAGGCGACCGGCGCGAGGAACGTGAGCGCGAAGACGACGAGGAACGGCGAGACGAAGCCCAGCCCCGCCCACTGCCGGGATGCGGAGTGCACGCGGCGTCGACCCCGCGGAGCGCTCGTGCGTGGCGGGGCCGCAGCGTGGATCGATGACATCTTCGTCACACCTCGTCCTTCGAGTCACCGAATTGTTTACGTCAACAATTCTTGCGCCGACTGTAGCATGTACCCATTCACCCTCGTCAAGTTAACGTCAACATTTTCTGGGCTCGGATGTCCGGCGAAAGCCCGTCGAAGGATCAGGTGCCAGCGATGACCTCCCTCTCCGACCGCGGTCGAGCGGTCTCACAGCGCGACGTCGCCGAGCTCGCGGGCGTCTCGGGACAGACCGTCTCGAGGGTCGCCAGCGGCGTCGGCGCGGTGTCGGAGAAGACCCGCAGGCGCGTCGAGGCCGCGATGGCGGAGCTCGGATACCGCCCGAACGTCGCCGCCCGCGCGCTGCGGCTCGGCACCTTCCGCTCCATCGGCGTCGTGGTCTTCAACCTCGAGACGCTGGGCAACATCCGCACGATCGGCGCGATCGCCGGCGAGGCCGCCGCGCGCGGCTACGCGCTCGAGATCATCCAGGTGCAGCCCGCGCACGCCGAGAGCTCCGACGCGGGCGTCTCGTCGGCCCTGCGGCGGCTCGGCGAGGACGCCGTCGACGGGATCATCATCATCATCGAGTCGCACATCATCTCGGAGGCCTCGCTGGAGTTCCCCCCGGGCATGCCCAGCGTCGTGGTCGAGTCGGGAGCCCGCCCCGACCGCCCTTCGGTCAACGCCGACCAGACGCAGGGCGCACAGCTCGCCGTCGAGCACCTGCTCGACCTCGGCCACCCCACCGTGTGGCACGTGTCGGGGCCGTCGGCGTCGAACTCGGCATCCGAGCGCGCCGCCGCCTGGCGCGGCACGCTCGAGGAGCGCGGATGCCGCGTGCCCGACGTCATCGTCGGCGACTGGACCTCGGAGTTCGGCTACCACGCCGGGCTCGTGCTCGCGCGCAACCCCGAGGTCTCCGCCGTCTTCGCCGCCAACGACCAGATGGCGCTCGGCGCCATGCACGCCTTCCACCGATCCGGAGTGCGCGTCCCCGAGGACATCAGCATCGTCGGCTTCGACGACATGGCCGAGTCCGCGCAGTTCTGGCCGCCGCTCACCACGATCCATCAGGACTTCGAGGCCGCAGGCTCGCTCGCCGTCTCGCTCATCATCGACGAGATCGAGCGCGGCACGATCGAACCGGGCGTGCGCCGCATCGGCACGCGGCTCGTCGTACGGGACTCGACCGGTCCCTACCGGGGCCCGCGCTCCCCCGCCCCCGGAGCGTGACGGGGCGCGGGGCGTAGCGGGGTGGGGGCGGGCGGCGAATCGTGGGCAGTCGTTGCCGGATGCCGGAGCCCGAGACGACCACGACCGCCCACCATCCGCACCGGGCCGCAAGTCGTGGGCAGTCGTTGCCGGGTGCAGCGCCGCGAGGCGGCGACGAGTGCCCACGACATCCGAGCCGCGCGCCGACGGGTCGGCATCCCGGCATCCGCCGCACGCGAGACTGTCGCCGGCCTCCCCGCCGGCGACAGTCGTTCGCGCCCGTCCGACCGCTCAGGCCGATGCAGGGAGCTTCCAGAACACCGAGCCGACCTGCCAGCCCGTGTCCGCGCCGGGGCTCCATGCGACACCGTCAGGCGTGGCCGTGCTGGTCGCCGACGAGTTGCTCGACTGCGGCCACACGAGCAGCCTCCAGTATCCGGGCTTGTCGAACGCGATGGATGCGCCGAGTGCCGGGTCGCCCCAGCGGAGCAGGACTCCGCTCACGTTCGTGTAGCCCGTGTTGTTCGGGATGCTGACGATCCTCGGCGTCGGGGTGATCGACGCGACGGTGCCGTCCTCGTGCACGAACTGGTAGTAGACCTCGGTCGTGCGGTCATTGCCCTGCGCCGCGGTGCGTCCCGAGACCAGCGCGTCGATGTGGAACAGGTTCGGGTTCAGGCCGCCGGCGCTGCTCGCATCGACGACGTTTCCCCAACCCGCTTGGGCGTTGGGCCCGACGTAGCCGTTCAGGCCGCTCGTCGTGTGGTCCCAGGCGTTGATGGCGACCGG contains:
- a CDS encoding LacI family DNA-binding transcriptional regulator; translated protein: MTSLSDRGRAVSQRDVAELAGVSGQTVSRVASGVGAVSEKTRRRVEAAMAELGYRPNVAARALRLGTFRSIGVVVFNLETLGNIRTIGAIAGEAAARGYALEIIQVQPAHAESSDAGVSSALRRLGEDAVDGIIIIIESHIISEASLEFPPGMPSVVVESGARPDRPSVNADQTQGAQLAVEHLLDLGHPTVWHVSGPSASNSASERAAAWRGTLEERGCRVPDVIVGDWTSEFGYHAGLVLARNPEVSAVFAANDQMALGAMHAFHRSGVRVPEDISIVGFDDMAESAQFWPPLTTIHQDFEAAGSLAVSLIIDEIERGTIEPGVRRIGTRLVVRDSTGPYRGPRSPAPGA
- a CDS encoding carbohydrate ABC transporter permease, which encodes MSSIHAAAPPRTSAPRGRRRVHSASRQWAGLGFVSPFLVVFALTFLAPVAYSIYLSLFRQRLIGGNAFVGLENYLQAFADPKFLEGGLRVALFLAVQVPIMLALALVAALAIDSRRLAGSSLFRIGLFLPYAVPGVVAVLMWGFMYSERMGLAGNVNALLGFDLITPFTQEWILVAIGNIVTWEFVGYNMLIFYSALRAIPGDLYEAAALDGAGQFRVVWSIKLPALRGAIVIATIFSIIGSFQLFNEPNILRPLAPSLITTYFTPNMYAYNLSFFGQQVNYAATVAIIMGVVTAVIAYVVQLRGNRQELR